The Chrysemys picta bellii isolate R12L10 chromosome 12, ASM1138683v2, whole genome shotgun sequence genome has a segment encoding these proteins:
- the LOC135974603 gene encoding olfactory receptor 14A16-like, whose product MSNRTTVTEFLLLGFSDVRELQIWHFVGFLVMYLAALVGNLLIFMAIAFDHHLHTPMYFFLMNLSILDVGSISVTVPKSMANSLMNTRFISYAGCVAQVFFLVFFVTADFSLLIVMAYDRYVAICQPLHYDTMMNSRACVQMAAGAWISGILNSVLHTGNTFALTFYGGNMVDQFFCEIPHLLKLACSDSYLSEVGVLAFSVCSVLVCFVFMIVSYVQLFKSVLRIPSEQGRHKAFSTCLPHLTVVSLFVCTVAFAYLKPTSSSPSALDLVASVLYSVLPPIVNPIIYSMRNKEIKAALGRLTGCR is encoded by the coding sequence atgtccaaccgaaccaccgtgaccgagttccttctcctgggattctctgatgttcgggagctgcagatttggcACTTTGTGGGGTTTCTAGTGATGTACttggcagccctggtggggaatcttctCATCTTCATGGCCATCGCCTTCGACcatcaccttcacacccccatgtacttcttcctgatgaatctgtccatcctagacgttggctccatctctgtcaccgtccccaaatccatggccaactccctcatgaacaccaggttcatttcctatgctggatgtgttgcccaagtctttttcctagTCTTCTTTGTGACAGCGGATTTTTCCCTTCTCATTGTCATGGCGTATGACCGATATGTTGCCatatgccaaccactgcactatgacacaatgatgaacagcagagcttgtgtccaaatggcagctggtgcctggatcagtgGGATTCTCAACTCTGTACTACACACTGGGAACACGTTTGCATTGACCTTCtatggaggcaacatggtggatcagttcttctgtgaaatcccccatctactcaagctcgcctgctctgactcCTATCTTAGTGAAGTTGGGGTACTTGCATTTAGTGTGTGTTCAGTCTTAGTctgctttgtttttatgattgtgtcatatgttcagctcttcaaatcagtgctcagaatcccctctgagcagggacgacataaagccttctccacctgccttcctcacctcactgtggtctccttgtttgtttgcactgtggcctttgcctacctgaaacccacctccagctccccatctgctctGGATCTCGTGGCGTCTGTTCTTTATTCCGTATTGCCACCAATCGTGAATCCAattatctacagcatgaggaacaaagagatcaaagctgccctggggagactgactgggtgtaggtaa